The DNA region TGCTATGAACAACTGGATGAAAAAGAAATATCAAACATTCGCTTTAAAACCGGAGCGGGATTGGTTTCAGCCCAAATTCTGGGTAACGGAAAAATTCGCGTAAAGATGCCAGAAGCCCGCGTTATTCAGAATCCGATCGAACTGGAAACAAAATCCAGCTCTAAGGAAAAGTTTGTTCTGGTTAACACGGGTGTGCCCCATTTGGTTCAAAAGATTCATGAGTTTGTGGATTCAGTAAACTTAAAGGATCTGGCCAGAGAAATGCGCAATCACGAGGATATTAAGCCCGCGGGAGCCAACGTTACTTTCTTCGCGGAGGATGCGCCCGGCAAAATCAAAGCCGTCACTTTTGAGCGCGGAGTTGAAGACTACACGCTAGCTTGTGGCACAGGCGCAGTCGCAGCAGCTTTTGTCAGCTCGCTGGAAAACAGTTTAAATGAAATTGAAGTACAGATGCCCGGAGGAGTGATGGAAGTCCACTTCTTTGCAAATGATGCAAAACCACTTTTGGTGGGTGATGCAGTATTCGTAGGTGACTTCCAATACAGCGCGGAGGCGGTTAAATGAAAAATTTCAAAGGAACATTCACGGCCCTGTTAACTCCATTTAAGAATGGAAAAATCGACTACCTATCCCTGGAT from Bdellovibrio sp. GT3 includes:
- the dapF gene encoding diaminopimelate epimerase, coding for MNPLLPVRITKMSGAGNTFAFIDGRGRTDWKKIESELGKSRAEIAQLVCDRVLGLATDGFIIIEDPSEGYDFNWDFYNSDGSTAEMCGNAARCAARYCYEQLDEKEISNIRFKTGAGLVSAQILGNGKIRVKMPEARVIQNPIELETKSSSKEKFVLVNTGVPHLVQKIHEFVDSVNLKDLAREMRNHEDIKPAGANVTFFAEDAPGKIKAVTFERGVEDYTLACGTGAVAAAFVSSLENSLNEIEVQMPGGVMEVHFFANDAKPLLVGDAVFVGDFQYSAEAVK